The following coding sequences are from one Stegostoma tigrinum isolate sSteTig4 chromosome 11, sSteTig4.hap1, whole genome shotgun sequence window:
- the LOC125460550 gene encoding E3 SUMO-protein ligase ZBED1-like, translating into MEGDSDIVHCGSSFVKIERPLLVEKSNTTSEVWRYFGFQPGSDGRPENIETPVCKICFRVIPAKASNTSNLYAHLKSQHPHIYIEVKGKPNLAPPTTTPSAGEPGREQTATMREIFQRKDKFDPKPREHRELTKAVTYYVTKDRMPLSTISKPGFQHLLSKFNPRYELPSKNYFSRVAIPSLYADVRKVVEKELKSGDCFAATVETWTSRNNEMYLTCGVQYVDNDWILKNHCLQTQYLPDEHTGQSLKCALEDVLEEWGLDPTNLVAITTDNGPAIKHACELLGWKRITCFSQNLQCSLQKGLEDSRIERIIQLSRQIFSQFSRSWRRKRDFSIAQSQKGLPRNSLKADVSNHWGTTLNMLERLLEQQDAVRAVLAHDHKICHLVPTWQDIDVLESIISVLRPFREMTEALSSEKFISISAINPLIKHICNDLVREGQEELTLSFLMKMRIKRDLEMRYGDPELVHFLEKVTFIDPRFGPTCVDNLESVLQQIKGEVLAGKISEEPSLFQIGFDGSTVSPLSSCSWYDRDSPGPSQPKKAKYGGGLAKVFGKQSGDGGADKMVTTSVSLQEQLDRELDFYFKEPKLSLESCPLQWWKATQNCLPLLAKLAKKYLCISAMNVASERAFSSSSYALTEYRSNVKPKHMDQLVFLAENLP; encoded by the coding sequence ATGGAAGGGGACAGTGACATTGTACATTGTGGATCATcatttgtgaaaattgaaaggccTCTACTTGTGGAGAAAAGCAACACCACGTCAGAAGTGTGGAGATACTTTGGCTTCCAACCTGGGAGCGATGGTAGACCAGAAAACATTGAAACTCCAGTCTGCAAAATCTGTTTCCGTGTTATCCCAGCAAAGGCTTCAAACACAAGTAATCTTTATGCCCATCTGAAATCACAGCACCCTCATATTTATATAGAAGTGAAGGGAAAACCCAACCTGGCGCCACCAACCACGACACCTTCAGCTGGGGAGCCAGGGAGGGAACAGACGGCCACCATGCGGGAAATCTTTCAGCGAAAGGATAAATTTGATCCAAAGCCCAGGGAGCACAGGGAGCTGACCAAGGCTGTGACTTACTATGTCACCAAGGATAGGATGCCCCTGAGTACCATTTCTAAACCTGGCTTTCAGCACCTCTTGAGCAAGTTCAACCCGAGGTATGAGCTACCAAGCAAGAACTACTTTTCAAGAGTAGCTATTCCCTCACTTTATGCAGACGTTCGCAAAGTTGTTGAGAAAGAGTTAAAGAGCGGGGATTGTTTTGCTGCAACTGTTGAAACATGGACAAGTAGGAACAATGAAATGTACCTGACGTGTGGTGTTCAATATGTAGACAATGATTGGATCCTCAAAAACCATTGCCTGCAGACTCAATATTTACCAGATGAACACACTGGACAGAGTTTGAAGTGTGCCCTTGAAGATGTGCTGGAGGAATGGGGGCTAGACCCAACCAACCTTGTAGCCATCACTACTGACAATGGACCTGCTATTAAACATGCCTGTGAGTTGCTGGGCTGGAAGAGAATAACTTGCTTCAGCCAGAACCTGCAGTGTTCTCTCCAAAAGGGTCTTGAGGATTCCCGCATTGAACGAATCATACAGTTGTCCCGTCAAATATTCTCTCAATTTTCACGCAGTTGGAGGAGGAAGCGGGATTTTTCTATAGCTCAGAGTCAGAAAGGCCTTCCAAGGAATTCACTGAAAGCAGATGTCAGCAACCACTGGGGAACCACTTTGAATATGTTGGAGAGACTTCTTGAGCAGCAGGATGCTGTCAGAGCTGTGTTAGCTCATGATCATAAAATATGTCATCTTGTACCAACATGGCAGGACATTGATGTTCTCGAATCAATTATAAGTGTTTTGCGTCCTTTTCGTGAAATGACTGAAGCGCTGTCTTCTGAAAAATTCATTTCTATTTCAGCAATCAATCCTCTTATAAAGCACATTTGCAATGATCTTGTGAGAGAGGGACAAGAAGAGTTGACTCTTAGTTTTCTCATGAAAATGCGAATCAAGCGAGACCTTGAAATGCGATATGGAGACCCAGAATTGGTTCATTTTCTGGAGAAAGTTACATTCATTGATCCTCGTTTCGGTCCCACTTGTGTAGACAATCTGGAAAGTGTCCTGCAGCAAATTAAAGGAGAGGTGCTTGCTGGAAAAATATCTGAAGAGCCATCATTGTTTCAAATTGGCTTTGATGGCTCAACTGTTTCTCCGTTGAGCTCTTGCAGCTGGTATGATCGAGATAGCCCCGGGCCGAGTCAGCCAAAGAAGGCCAAATATGGTGGAGGACTTGCCAAGGTGTTTGGAAAGCAGagtggagatggaggtgcagacAAAATGGTGACGACTTCAGTGTCACTGCAGGAACAGCTTGACCGAGAACTGGATTTTTATTTCAAGGAGCCTAAACTGTCTCTGGAGAGCTGCCCTCTTCAGTGGTGGAAAGCTACTCAGAATTGTCTGCCTTTATTGGCAAAGTTAGCCAAAAAGTATCTCTGCATTTCTGCAATGAATGTAGCATCAGAGAGAGCATTTAGCAGTAGTAGTTATGCACTTACTGAGTATCGAAGCAACGTGAAGCCAAAGCATATGGACCAGCTAGTGTTCTTAGCTGAAAATCTCCCATGA